A stretch of Clostridium formicaceticum DNA encodes these proteins:
- a CDS encoding collagen-like protein has protein sequence MSDQTCHYYSHKLGVIPCYYPGCKPQPCPPGPTGPAGPQGPIGPQGSTGPIGPQGIPGLTGPIGPQGVPGPTGPIGPQGVPGPVGPTGPQGLSEYAYIYNVGAQTIPLETDVIFSNNGVISGNITHAAGTAAIILGSAGDYSVWFYASALEPSQFTLFLNGAPVPGATYGAEAGTSPNPGWAIINASAGDVLTVRNHTSEVPVILQTFAGGTQVNVNASILIQRIDA, from the coding sequence ATGAGTGATCAAACGTGTCACTATTACTCCCATAAATTAGGAGTTATACCTTGCTATTATCCGGGATGTAAGCCACAACCATGTCCTCCAGGACCTACTGGGCCTGCTGGGCCCCAAGGGCCTATTGGACCTCAAGGATCTACCGGACCTATCGGACCCCAAGGCATACCCGGACTTACTGGACCCATCGGACCTCAAGGCGTGCCTGGGCCTACTGGACCCATTGGGCCTCAAGGCGTGCCTGGACCGGTTGGACCCACTGGACCTCAAGGATTATCTGAATATGCTTATATCTACAATGTAGGTGCTCAAACTATACCGTTGGAAACAGATGTTATATTCAGTAATAACGGTGTTATTTCCGGAAATATCACACATGCAGCAGGAACAGCTGCAATCATTCTTGGCAGCGCTGGTGATTATTCCGTATGGTTCTATGCTTCAGCTCTGGAACCAAGTCAGTTTACATTATTTTTAAACGGCGCTCCTGTACCTGGCGCCACCTACGGTGCTGAGGCGGGTACCTCACCTAACCCAGGTTGGGCGATTATTAACGCCTCTGCTGGTGATGTATTAACAGTACGCAACCACACCAGTGAAGTTCCTGTTATTCTTCAAACCTTTGCAGGTGGTACACAAGTTAATGTTAATGCTTCCATCTTAATTCAAAGAATAGATGCCTAG
- a CDS encoding VOC family protein has protein sequence MNYKMLHTCIRVMDLEKSLKFYQEALGLVETRRKDFPEHAFTLVYLSDASGQYELELTYNYNPDKPYEIGNGFSHIAVAVKDLEGSRKKHEEMGYKVTKLMGLPGSPPRFYFVTDPDGYDVEVIRAD, from the coding sequence ATGAACTACAAAATGCTACATACTTGCATCAGAGTGATGGATTTAGAGAAGTCTTTAAAGTTTTACCAAGAAGCGCTGGGATTAGTAGAAACAAGACGTAAAGATTTTCCTGAACACGCCTTTACTTTAGTATATTTAAGTGACGCTTCAGGTCAATATGAATTGGAGTTAACCTATAACTATAATCCAGATAAGCCCTATGAGATAGGAAATGGATTTAGTCATATAGCAGTTGCAGTAAAAGATTTGGAAGGATCGAGAAAGAAGCACGAAGAAATGGGTTACAAGGTTACAAAACTAATGGGACTTCCAGGTAGCCCACCTAGATTTTACTTTGTCACAGACCCAGATGGATATGATGTTGAAGTAATAAGAGCAGATTAA
- a CDS encoding SurA N-terminal domain-containing protein, whose amino-acid sequence MSVYLKLNGFYVKIAIMDSLKILYMKGVFYLLRKLFLIILSGMLLFSFAACTATEDGASDSVDEEVSAIVALVNGKEIQRSDFENVLENMKLSYQQFGLDFDSEENKEMLELMKEEALNNLIQQELLLQSALEKNYAASQDEIDHELEQIKAQFGTDEEFDMALEANHLTLDALIESIANEIMLAQYIQNEIGEPTVSEEEIIAMYEEYSESMEDLPAFEEMQFELEEELKYQKFQTSFGEFIENLKAQSTIEILL is encoded by the coding sequence ATGTCTGTATATTTGAAATTAAATGGTTTTTATGTTAAGATAGCAATTATGGATAGTTTAAAAATACTATATATGAAGGGAGTTTTTTATTTGCTACGAAAATTATTTCTAATTATATTGTCGGGAATGCTGTTGTTTTCATTTGCAGCGTGTACTGCTACAGAGGATGGTGCATCCGATTCAGTAGATGAAGAGGTTAGCGCTATAGTAGCCCTCGTAAATGGCAAGGAAATTCAAAGATCAGATTTTGAAAACGTACTGGAAAATATGAAATTATCTTACCAACAGTTTGGTCTGGATTTTGATAGCGAGGAAAATAAGGAAATGCTAGAGCTAATGAAGGAAGAAGCTTTAAATAATTTAATTCAACAAGAACTACTTTTACAAAGTGCACTCGAAAAGAACTATGCAGCTTCTCAAGATGAAATAGACCATGAACTAGAACAGATTAAAGCTCAATTTGGAACTGATGAGGAGTTTGATATGGCATTAGAAGCAAATCATCTAACTTTAGATGCCTTAATAGAAAGTATCGCTAACGAAATCATGCTGGCACAGTATATACAAAATGAAATCGGTGAACCTACTGTATCAGAGGAAGAAATAATTGCTATGTATGAAGAATATAGTGAATCTATGGAGGATCTACCTGCCTTCGAAGAAATGCAGTTTGAATTAGAGGAAGAGCTTAAGTATCAAAAATTTCAAACAAGTTTTGGTGAATTTATAGAAAACCTAAAAGCACAAAGTACGATTGAGATTTTGCTTTAA
- a CDS encoding IclR family transcriptional regulator, with protein sequence MSSDNHRSTSRVLDILEVLASSQKGYTLTEVAAAIDAPKSSIFPIIHTLQSRGYIEINENTSRYFLGIKALDLGSSYLNSHSMLSFIRKEMQHIVDTCSETCQLGILDKGDVLYIEKIDSPEPIRMISHVGKRLPAYCTSLGKALLCDHDKEALHNLFPEGLKKFTPSTITDIEVLYEQLLEVRQTQIAYESEEITEYIQCFAVPLRKNGLISGALSVTVPKFRLTEEKAELIKKQLLESQAKIEALMIKFNFDIKSIY encoded by the coding sequence ATGTCTTCAGATAACCATCGCTCTACATCAAGAGTTTTAGATATATTAGAAGTACTCGCTTCTTCACAGAAGGGCTATACACTTACAGAGGTGGCTGCAGCTATTGATGCACCTAAAAGTAGCATCTTCCCTATTATTCATACACTTCAAAGCAGAGGTTATATAGAAATCAATGAAAATACCTCTAGATATTTTTTAGGTATCAAGGCCCTAGATCTTGGTTCTTCTTATCTAAATAGTCATAGTATGCTTAGTTTTATTCGAAAAGAAATGCAGCATATTGTAGATACATGCTCTGAGACCTGCCAACTTGGTATTTTGGATAAGGGAGATGTTCTTTATATCGAGAAGATAGATTCTCCCGAACCTATACGGATGATTTCACATGTAGGTAAACGCCTCCCTGCTTATTGTACAAGTCTTGGCAAAGCACTTCTTTGCGATCATGATAAAGAAGCACTGCATAACCTATTTCCAGAAGGCTTAAAAAAGTTTACACCAAGTACGATAACAGATATTGAAGTTTTATATGAACAACTTCTTGAAGTGCGACAAACACAAATAGCTTACGAGTCTGAGGAAATTACAGAATATATCCAATGTTTTGCTGTGCCTCTTAGAAAAAATGGGCTTATTAGCGGGGCCCTCAGTGTTACTGTTCCTAAGTTTCGTTTAACTGAGGAAAAAGCTGAATTAATCAAAAAACAACTTCTAGAATCACAAGCTAAAATCGAAGCCCTTATGATAAAGTTTAACTTTGATATCAAGAGTATTTACTAA
- a CDS encoding S-layer homology domain-containing protein, which produces MRKSIAMLLIVTMMVTMLSSFAFAAPAATADWFDQVVQNDLVQNLMGLSNWNKLQVATAMKALDDADVFVSTTMEAISASNYLTTRLSRNGVNLATAEAISREVRKSRRNIGSNIDDLILDLLNGGLNSGTTIGNTTVGKEIEDLRTRLLADSAVKEMNQNVNSKLNANYEDNPMEAKVNFVLDAMDIVIQHVNITSQVVDGKKVYTAAVSNGAGFASAMNQAAEKYFNVASVPAEEYKLVINAFVKEIDTYLNETDVFTQAQKDAIVTMFKVLKGEDVSLSDQNLITEFTLVTTDGAKYPGVIDQDAKTIVVRGVPADKDISSLKPEVKVSEYATIKPTTAQDFRNDVAYTVTAENSDERTYVVTVRKLAKVSATFVADADGSMKIEPPVGYNPARDELQIELVDISSDTFNGKLEILVPPGLTGTLNIRIKPAAKDAIKTNKPVNAIEITGLSGLKKVKIKITVPKGVNKAAGFHENKNNGRYEFREATVENGVATFETDLSMVLVAEEVAVPSVSTTKTHNSVTLSWSQPAGTTYEVFQGDTKLTAAPINASSYTVSGLSANTTYDFKVRAIDADNFESDYAEVSVTTNASSGSSGGSNSGGSSGGGTSTSTTTTIKATAGGTVTRDGLSIKFPANALSTDFTVKAEQLGRVAASRLALPERTKLVSGVFEITKDVKGDFDKAVSLTLEYDNDEVDLDKEEVSLYWLDEEDNVWVELDNIKVNEDKATVTGEVDHFTKFAVLATEKPEAPQPKPVAAFKDVAGHWAESYITALVEAGAISGYPDGTFKPNNNITRAEFATVLVKALDLEMAPGKVFQDTANHWAKDYIATAQANGILSGYDDTTFGANDLITREQMAVMITKAFNLVATEDVKVFNDADNASVWAANAIEVVSSNGIVSGYPDNTFGPKNNATRAEAVTVIVKALAQ; this is translated from the coding sequence ATGAGAAAGTCAATTGCAATGTTATTAATTGTAACCATGATGGTTACTATGTTAAGCAGCTTTGCTTTTGCTGCACCTGCAGCAACGGCAGATTGGTTTGATCAGGTAGTACAGAATGATCTAGTACAGAACCTGATGGGTTTATCCAATTGGAATAAGCTACAGGTAGCAACAGCTATGAAGGCCCTTGATGATGCAGATGTTTTTGTAAGTACAACCATGGAGGCTATAAGCGCTTCAAATTACTTAACCACTAGATTAAGTAGAAATGGTGTCAACTTAGCAACAGCAGAAGCGATTTCAAGAGAAGTTAGAAAATCTAGACGAAATATTGGCTCAAATATAGATGACCTTATTCTTGACTTATTGAATGGTGGGCTTAATTCAGGGACAACAATAGGGAATACCACTGTAGGAAAAGAGATTGAAGACCTTCGCACTAGATTATTGGCAGATTCTGCTGTAAAGGAAATGAATCAAAATGTAAACAGCAAGTTGAATGCCAACTATGAAGATAATCCAATGGAGGCAAAGGTAAACTTTGTTTTAGATGCCATGGATATAGTCATTCAACATGTTAACATCACCAGCCAAGTAGTAGATGGCAAAAAAGTTTATACAGCTGCTGTAAGCAATGGCGCTGGATTTGCAAGTGCCATGAATCAAGCAGCAGAGAAGTACTTTAATGTTGCTTCAGTGCCAGCAGAAGAATATAAACTGGTTATAAATGCTTTTGTTAAAGAGATAGATACCTATCTAAATGAAACAGATGTATTTACTCAAGCTCAAAAGGACGCAATCGTGACAATGTTTAAAGTCCTAAAAGGCGAAGATGTAAGTTTAAGTGATCAAAACCTTATCACTGAATTTACTTTAGTCACCACAGATGGTGCAAAGTATCCAGGAGTAATTGATCAAGATGCCAAGACGATTGTTGTCAGAGGCGTTCCAGCAGACAAAGACATCTCCAGCTTAAAGCCTGAAGTAAAAGTGTCAGAATATGCAACCATCAAACCAACTACAGCACAAGACTTTAGAAATGATGTGGCGTATACTGTAACTGCTGAAAATAGTGATGAGAGAACTTATGTAGTAACAGTAAGAAAACTAGCTAAAGTTTCTGCAACATTTGTAGCAGATGCTGATGGAAGCATGAAGATTGAACCACCTGTGGGTTACAATCCAGCAAGAGATGAACTGCAAATTGAGTTAGTGGATATCAGTTCTGATACCTTCAATGGCAAACTAGAAATTCTAGTGCCACCAGGACTTACAGGAACATTAAACATAAGAATAAAGCCAGCAGCAAAGGATGCTATAAAAACAAATAAACCAGTTAATGCTATTGAAATCACTGGCTTATCTGGACTTAAAAAGGTAAAAATTAAAATTACTGTTCCTAAAGGCGTAAACAAAGCAGCAGGTTTCCACGAAAACAAAAATAACGGACGTTATGAGTTTAGAGAGGCAACCGTAGAAAATGGCGTGGCTACCTTTGAAACAGATTTAAGTATGGTGTTAGTGGCAGAGGAAGTAGCAGTACCTTCTGTTAGTACTACTAAGACACATAATAGTGTAACATTAAGCTGGTCTCAACCAGCGGGCACTACTTATGAAGTGTTCCAAGGAGATACAAAATTAACAGCTGCACCAATTAACGCAAGTTCATACACCGTTTCAGGATTAAGTGCCAATACTACTTATGACTTTAAAGTAAGAGCGATAGATGCTGATAACTTTGAATCTGATTATGCAGAAGTTAGTGTAACAACCAACGCAAGCTCTGGCAGCAGTGGCGGCAGCAACAGTGGCGGCAGCAGTGGCGGTGGTACGTCAACATCAACAACCACAACCATTAAAGCTACTGCTGGTGGAACAGTTACAAGAGATGGATTAAGCATTAAGTTCCCAGCAAACGCATTGAGCACTGATTTCACAGTGAAGGCAGAACAACTTGGCAGAGTAGCTGCTTCTAGATTGGCCTTACCAGAAAGAACCAAGTTAGTAAGTGGCGTATTTGAAATCACCAAGGATGTAAAAGGTGACTTTGATAAAGCAGTAAGTCTTACTCTAGAATACGATAATGATGAAGTAGATTTAGACAAAGAAGAAGTAAGCCTATACTGGTTAGATGAAGAAGACAATGTATGGGTAGAGCTAGATAATATAAAAGTGAATGAAGATAAAGCTACCGTTACAGGTGAAGTAGATCACTTCACAAAGTTTGCAGTTTTAGCAACAGAGAAACCAGAAGCACCACAGCCAAAGCCTGTAGCTGCATTTAAAGATGTTGCAGGACACTGGGCAGAAAGCTACATAACAGCATTAGTAGAAGCTGGTGCAATCAGTGGTTACCCAGACGGTACTTTCAAACCAAATAACAACATTACAAGAGCAGAATTTGCTACTGTATTAGTAAAAGCCCTTGACTTAGAGATGGCACCAGGAAAAGTATTCCAGGATACAGCAAATCATTGGGCGAAGGATTACATTGCTACAGCGCAAGCTAATGGAATCCTTAGTGGTTACGATGATACTACTTTTGGAGCAAATGATCTAATAACAAGAGAACAAATGGCTGTAATGATTACCAAGGCATTCAATTTAGTAGCTACAGAAGATGTAAAAGTGTTTAATGACGCTGACAACGCTTCAGTATGGGCTGCAAATGCTATAGAAGTAGTGTCCTCCAATGGTATTGTTTCAGGTTACCCTGACAACACCTTTGGACCAAAGAATAATGCAACAAGAGCAGAAGCTGTAACAGTGATTGTTAAGGCACTTGCTCAATAA
- a CDS encoding S-layer homology domain-containing protein, whose translation MKLKKLLSLTLAFLLTLGAFQLNSVNAADFVDSYNKLKNDYADFVNAVGVTDNQMIAFLTELEQTVKQGGDLTQSNFNSRMFSALPGVLNNHPAVFEGVINQLTAEEIAALARGQVPSSLAPLSNAVKESLLGTDTQTGGSSGGGGGGGAQTPKAEEKIEEEVEEEVEEVEEVEEQPAPQEEAPQTETFQDVVGHWGEKYITPLVATGAIKGYPDGSFRPNANITRAEFATVLVKAFDLEMKGDKVFDDTQNHWAKDFVAAAQAHGIISGYDDTTFGANDLITREQMAVMIVKTAKLEAVAGNSTFIDSSNISEWAVAAVEAAAANSIISGYQDQTFKPKANATRAEAVTVIVKALEK comes from the coding sequence ATGAAACTTAAAAAATTACTATCTTTAACACTAGCATTCTTGTTGACGTTAGGGGCATTTCAATTAAACAGTGTAAATGCAGCTGATTTTGTAGATAGCTACAACAAGCTTAAAAATGATTATGCAGATTTTGTGAATGCTGTAGGGGTTACTGACAATCAAATGATAGCCTTTCTTACAGAGCTAGAGCAAACAGTAAAGCAAGGTGGAGACTTGACTCAATCAAATTTTAATAGTAGAATGTTCAGTGCTTTACCTGGAGTTTTAAATAATCATCCAGCGGTTTTTGAAGGTGTGATCAATCAATTGACGGCAGAAGAAATAGCTGCCCTTGCAAGGGGTCAGGTTCCTAGCAGTCTTGCACCCTTAAGCAATGCTGTAAAAGAAAGTTTGTTAGGTACTGACACCCAGACAGGCGGAAGCAGCGGCGGCGGTGGAGGCGGCGGTGCCCAAACGCCTAAAGCAGAAGAAAAAATAGAAGAGGAAGTTGAAGAAGAAGTAGAAGAAGTAGAAGAAGTAGAGGAACAACCAGCACCACAAGAAGAAGCTCCTCAAACAGAAACCTTTCAAGATGTTGTAGGTCATTGGGGTGAAAAGTATATCACACCTTTAGTAGCTACAGGGGCCATCAAAGGATATCCTGACGGTTCTTTTAGACCAAATGCAAACATCACTAGAGCGGAGTTTGCTACTGTGCTTGTGAAGGCTTTTGATCTAGAAATGAAGGGTGATAAAGTATTTGATGATACACAAAACCATTGGGCGAAGGATTTTGTTGCAGCGGCACAAGCCCATGGAATTATTAGCGGTTATGATGACACTACCTTTGGAGCCAATGATTTAATTACAAGAGAACAAATGGCTGTAATGATTGTGAAAACCGCGAAGCTAGAGGCAGTAGCAGGAAATAGCACTTTTATAGATAGCAGCAATATTTCTGAATGGGCTGTAGCAGCAGTAGAAGCAGCAGCGGCCAATAGCATTATTTCTGGATATCAAGATCAAACCTTTAAACCTAAGGCAAATGCTACAAGAGCAGAAGCGGTTACTGTGATTGTAAAGGCTTTAGAAAAATAG